Below is a genomic region from Primulina eburnea isolate SZY01 chromosome 9, ASM2296580v1, whole genome shotgun sequence.
gtagTAGTAGTACTAGACTCATTAATAAATGTTACATgagaaaatgaagaggttggTAAATTCTAACGGAATAGTCGAATTAATAGGTAAGAAGGCTCAAGTAATTCATAAGTATGTTCATTTAttactttaaaattttatttattgactattttttacaaaaaaaaaattaaattgttaGGTATGTAAACTATTTAAATATTCTAATAGTTTTTAAATTCATATAAGATCATATGAAATTACTTGATAATCTGGTAGTTATATACGAACAATTAAATAGTCTTGGGATTAATAAATAGATAATTGTAAGTAAAAGTATATATTACAAAATTTAAAAGTTTCGTTAATcctaacaacaacaaaaataaagattaaaaaatttaacatttttttCTTCACGCAATATTTTGTTCGTATGTTatgaaaagtaatttttttgttgAGTATATCTATGATAAGAAAGTTTTACGAATCTAGTTATGTGAAAATTGGTTAATTCAATTCAAACTTaaattaaaaagtaatatttttagaataaaaaataatacttttcatAAATAGGATCGGGTTGGAAAtttttttcacaaaattgataCATGATACATCATCACGTgagttttgtatttttgttttgtttcaaatattattttagcGAATTCATATAATAATAGGTCATGAAACTTTGTTGAATAGTActatcataattttatttatccaAACAAATACTtggaataaaataaataatttaactaaTTGCAATTGGCTGtgataagaaaataaaatatgttcAATATTGGTGATAACTAGAAGACATTCTCTTTATTTATGCTTGTCAAGAATTAGTAACTTTATGCGCACATAGATTAATCAGACAAAAATATCACAACAatcaatattatatttttgagtaggtctcatgttaGACCGTCtaacggatcttaatctgtgagacggatcaaccataccgatattcacaataaaaagtaatactcttagtataaaagtagtactttttcatagataacctaaataagagatttgtctcataaatacgacccgtgagaccgtctcacacaagtttttgtctatattTTTACTTGTAACTGATATTTACGCACAACATGCATGCTTCATATTAGTCATATAAACACCCAAAACAAAAAGCATAATAATTGCAAAATACGAGTCATTAACCAGATAAATGCACATaagtaaaacaaaaaaaaaaaaaaaagttaaatcAAAAGACTAAACTTGAACTTAAACACTTTTCACTACCAAGAATCGAAAAATAGAAGAAACAAGACATGAACACTCTTAATTCTCTCTTTCTATTATTTACATCACCAAGCAAGCATTCTACAATCAGAAGAAACACAACTCAAACCATAAAAAATTGAGGAAAAAATATTGCAACAATCTGCAAGTGTTTCAAATAAATCAATTCCACCACTGGTGGACAGCAATTCCTTCGTCTCTTACTTTTCCATACAATGCCAAACACTGCCAATAAGCTCTTTTACTTCCTTTATTCTTGTTCTTTCCATGCTGCCATTGGTTCTTGCATTCCAGGAACAACTCATCCACAAGAGATATGGTCTTATCCTTTAGCATCTCCTCCACGGCTTCCGCCTCAGCTTTCATCACGACGTAGTCTTTCTGCCTTACGTTCTTCGTTAACCAAGCCGACACTCCTGTTTCTTGAGGCAGGATCCCACCATTGTCATTCTTGTGTTTGTTGCCAACGATCTCCATGTCATAAACCTCGAATTCTTGATCCCTCATGGGATAGTTCTTGTAAAACCAGTCTAACGCACTTGTGTCATCGGATATGAACATTCGCCGGGGATACACCTCCAAAGAATCTTTCAACAGATCAGGTAGAAACTTGATCTTTCTTGATGTGAAGCGTGGTCTTTTCCTCAACAGCGCTCTTGTAGGCGGCTCAAGAAAAGCGTCCTCCAATCCCTTCAGTGCAGCTTTCTTCTCCTCCTCGGACGCTGTGTCATCATCGTAAGAAACTTGTCTCGTTGGGGGAAATGCAGAACCATTCGGTGACACCCCGACTTTCTTCATTGCCACCACAGTGTACTCGAATCTCCTGAGGTATACAATTTTATAATTTCCAAGAAATTGCAGTTCGTTGGAGGGATCATTCCCAAATTGCGAGATCACGATGCTACCCTCTTTAAGAGATCGATCAATCAACTCAATTCCGCTGAAGCTCCtcacaaataaaaaatcaaacacCTGGCTCGCAGCTTTTATGTCATAATCGGCAACCAAATCAATGCCACGGTTTCTCAAGAACTCGAAATCTTTATCGATCTCACCGATTCCAGCGCCTAAAACCAGACCTTTCTGGCCTTTCATGATAAGCCCTTCGTCCACTAAATCGCGTAAAAGAACCGGTAAAATCTTGAAGCTGTTGGCAGTGGTAGTGTCCGAATTGGAAATGGAAGTTCTCATCACATAGCCAAGCGAAGGCAATGCCATCAAAACCAGCGCCAAGAACAGAGATCTCGACAAGATCCGCAAAACCCATGAATCAGGAAACTTGATCACCAAAAGGGTCTGAGGCTTCAACCCAATTTTCCCCACATTACTCATTTCATTCACGCCAATCCTGGCTCGGCACCCACGAGCCAAATACCCCATCTtcaaccccaaaacaaataaaaaaaagatcCTAGATCCGAATCGCTGTGAAAATAGCCtacttttccttttttttttaacaccAGGAGTGAAAACAAATCAATTATTAAAGAGAAAGAAAATCAAGCGCGGCAATGGAGGAAGACTTCTAGCGAGTACTAAATCTGGCAGCTGTGTGATTTCCACCCACGAGAGCGACACGGGAACTTCGGATTCTACACCACAGGAGCAACAATTCTCTAATCCTCGCAATTTCCATTATTTTTCTCGATGTGTTCTTCTACGAAATCAAAGGGTCTACCTCTTcatatattcaagaaatcacatcctcaaaaaaaaaaaaaaaaactcaaccaCCATCAACCAGAAAGATTGGCCAACGCGAAGACGGTGGCAGAGAAAAGAGACAAGAATCGATCGAATCAAATCATGAATGAACAGAAACTAGGTGATTGGTGTGAATATATACGGTGTGGGGAATGGAGGAGCGCACGGATTTGCATGCATGCAAGGCGTCAAAGGTGGTTTCTTTAAGATTTGGTGCTGTACTTGTGTGTGGTGTTAGTTTCATGTTTGATTGCTGGAATCAAGGAATGCTCCAAACTCCAAAACATTTTACTGGTAAAAATGATGAATTCTCGTTTCTTCCAACATAGGCGGCTGAGGTTTAACCGTGGGGAAACAGTGTCCTAACTCCAATTAGATTCCAGTCAGTCAGTCATGTCTTGATTTAAATAATTTGTGTAAAATAGACGTTATTTATGTTATATCGAGagtgtttatatttttatgaaagTTGACgtatatattaatgatccaaaaACTAACATTTGATCGTATCGTAACAAGAGAAATACTCCAAATACATCATAAAATAATCGTAAAATGACTCACTTTTTAAATTGCaaaactatatttaatttaaatgaacatatttaaaaataaatgttattttggATATTATTATTAGAAAATGCCACTAACTTTTGTGTTTAAAAATAGTCGTCCTATCAACATGGAAATATAAAGAAGATGAAcaatttttaagtttttattttggataaaaaaaaagtatgtataaatattaaaatttaacttTTGCTTCGAGATTTGTCAACCAAACTTGTGTGATTTCGCTTACCTTCCATCAGAAGTCAATGATTAAATCGGATTATACATCTTCCATGTGTCTAAGTAATgctgatattattattttatttatgttattaaatttttttcacaCCACCTACGTGTTatcataatttattattatcattattatgtATCATGTCACGTTAAATATGgagtgagtttcatgtgagaGCGTCTCACAGATTTTAATCTATGAGACCGGTCGATCatatcaatattcacaataaaaagtaatactcttagcctgaaaggaatattttttcatggatatataacacaaataagatatctgtctcacaaataggatccgtgagacaatctcacagaagtttttgccttaaataTGGGGTGGTTAGACCTGCTTGAACTTaattagtgtgtgtgtgtgtttcccTTAAATATTGATCATGTGATCATATGTAGGGCAAACTCTCGAACTTTATTTTGAGTCGAGTTCGAgtaaaaaatttagaaaactTGAGTTTTGAATCGAATTCAAAGTTAAATATGCTTAATTTGAGACGAATAAATTTAGAAAATTTGAGTTTTGAATCGAatacaaaattaaatatacTTGATTTGAGACGAATACAAACATTGTGTTTTTACTGATATTTTGCTCAACTGATTCATTTACTCTTAATCATGTCTAATAAACTCAAAAAAATGTCTTTTTTAGGTGGTAAACAAAATTAAACCAGTTTACTAACAAAAATATGAGCCCCCtattcttctttttctttttctttttctttttttttttttttctgtttataggttgtttatttgattttttaaagatacattttatgtttttatttttcatactattaattttatttaattatttttatgtaagcaaaaacttgtgtgagacagtttcacgagtcgtattttgcgagacggatctttatttaggtcatcaatgaaaaattattactttttatgataagagtattattattttttattgttaatattggtaggattgatccgtctcacagattaggatccgtgaacgatctcacatgagactcactcttttatgtatttaaaattcaaaattcattcATATAAATTTCAccctttaaatttttatatattttataatttattttaataattttaaattaaaattcaatacaaaaaattaaatcatttccAGATATGaggaagttggtgaaaaatctctaatcaaaacatttctttggGTTCACTCTCACCCACAAAATtatggtactatgtcatacaaaatatggtacacttcatgtggaaatgtggtacactacatgtagaaatgtggtactaaaaaaattatcagtgactgaacacaaaaaaatcgACGATTGGGGACTGAAGGCTAATTTCTCGTTCCAAATATCcattcaatatatatattttttaatttttaaaaagagTTTATATTCAATTTAGGAAGCAAAGGGCAAAGTGGGAATAATATTTCTTTATAATAACAACAAACCCCTTATTATTGCTGCCTACTGTCAACTGCTATCCACTGAACACTGTTTATCTTCTCCTCCCATTCCTCTGCATCTTACCCATTCGTCACATGAACTGAAACCCTTCAGAAATCCCAGGATCTTCGACTCTGCTAGGCGATCTGTAAGTTGTCTGAAGACCCTTCTCAAGATTCTGTGTTTTGTCTTTTTTCGTTTATCGATTTTCTTGATTCTTGATATATACTTACTTTTTTTGTGGCTTTCACTTTCAGTTTGTTTATGATCTCTTCCTGATGATCTATAAGATCTGGGAAATCTCTCCTCGTTTTGGTCAAGATTTTttgttgtcttttttttttcttggttaTATTTTTATGGTTTCCTTTTTTTATCTTTCCGATATCTtcaatatatgtttattttgtCTGTAGTTACGGTAAATTGAAGCAAATACGTTAGGACATAGCTCACAGTCAAAGTATATCACAGATTTGTTGACGTTCATCCCAGTTCAAGTAACTGGTTCTTAaagctcttttttttttttaatagacGGATTATGCTGTCATTTTTGTTCATGAATGTGTGAATATTTGAAAAAGTGGTGTGATGTTTATAATTTCGTTGTCATGTCAAGTAATTAAGATGACTTGATATGCGGTTCTATTTTAAATTTGGATGAGAATGCAAGATTAAGATTTGATCTCGGGAGGAAGAAAAATGGTAAGAAATTTTGGAGTTACTAACCTCATAAATTGTTAAGTTCCTCTTTTTAAAATTCTGCAAAGGTCGGTTTTTCACATCCTTAAAGTGGTCTCTATAATTTTTTTACTCCTTTTGATTTACAAATTTTATACTATGCGTCTCTCTAATTCTTTTGTGCCTATTACATATGCTAAGCACTCTCATTGTGCCTAACAGATATTCCCATTTTCTGTTATTTCAGGTTGCTAGTGGTGTATCAACATTTGAACATTCATGATTCAACTGCAGTTTTCTCAATTTGATTTAGGAATTGGACATTATGCAGGGTCCGAGTCTGTCTATTGATGTTTTTCACAATTTTATCTCATTGAATCTGTACTGCAGGGTTATTCTATAAGTTGCTAGTTTTCTTTCAAATTTATCCTCGTTATTACGTATTCCTTCAAATTTGTCATCCATGGGATCCAATCACTTTCCTCTCTTTACTTGTTTTTTCTTTATCCTATAACAGAAGCCAAAAGATTCAAACGCCAAATAGTTGTTTAGACGAGCCAATTGTAACCTTTACTTTGAATTGTAGTTGTCTTCTTTATCTCTGTAAGCTTTTGTTTTATTTCAGTCAGTTTTATTACTAAACAGCAAATACTAGACATCTTCAAGCTTGTTTTCAGCTTAGCCCGCCCTTTCTCAATATCTAGATTCTAGCCATCATTTTTGCATCCAAAATTTGTCTTCTGAAGTCAGCTAAAGTGTCAAAAGGAGTTATGGTGTGCCAAGCTGCTGGCCGGACGAGATTTAGGGCGCTGAAACATGAAAATGGGATTGCTGGGAGAACAACCATCATAGTTAGAGTAATAGAATGCTTTCGACATTTGCAGAATTGTCAGGTTTGTTCATGATTAGTTCATAGTTCTGGCTATGATATTTGATCTCGTGTGTTTGAAATTCTATTTCGATACTGCCTTATTCAACTGAGCTTGCTTCTTTGACTGTTGCAGGCTGAGTACTTTCCGTCACTTGCTGAAACCTGTAACGTAGTTTTGCTTCCAAGCTTTCGTGTCCACATCAAGCTAGCCACACTTTCCTTTTCCTTGTTTTTGTTAGCCTACCCAAAATTGTTGTATTTGCAGACTAAATTCAAGTATTATCCTGGTATGTTTATCTATATTTTTATGGTAAATGCACTTAAGTTATCTCTATTCTTTTTCTTATCTTTGTAATGACTATTTCAATCATGCCACCTGGTTTTCCTTTTGATAAATCTTGTGTGCCAGGTTGCTCTTTTGACTGGATGGTTATGGTCAAAGAGTCTCATACTTGTCAGCAGTTCTCTGCTTGGAACTCCCCTGGTTTGGACCACTTGCCCCTTTTACAGCTGGACCAGTGCATCCCTCCTTCCACATGTACTGCCAATGTTTCTTTGCCAGAATTTTCAGTTTCTATTTTACCTGGTTCAAATGCTGGGCATCAAGATGCAGTGGACGCTTTCTTAAAACTGCCACCTCTAAATTGTGACGTACCACATGGTACTGGTAACACGTATTTCAAAAATTCCCAATGCGGCTTACTTAACAGGCTTGGGGTCGCAGCTAAACCGATTGACGCCACTTGCGCTCGAAAAAAGTTTCTGATTTTCGACCAATCTGGAAATAAAACTAGATTGTTTTTTAGCTCCCCCTTTTCTCACCAAAATCAGATTGTTGCCTCCAAGATTCCTGCTTGTGCTAATGGTTCGCACGAAAAACCAGCAGCTCAAGTAGTCGAGCATTTTTTGGTGAATCCCAGGGAAGAAAAATGGGATGAAAATCAGTTGACTGATGGAGAAGATGAGATGCTTGAAGATTCCGAAGAAATCGATGCTTTGCTTTACTCTGATGGTGAAGAGGAGTatgaggatgatgatgatgatgatggtgaaaatgatgaagttactaGCACGGGGCATACTCCATATATCACTCAAGATGTGCATGGGAAGGACAAATTATTTGAGAAACTTGACGAAGAAGTGGCGAGTTCTGATGACTTGCCTAAAAGGCGAAAATTGCTTGATGGTGGCTTCAAGCAACCATCATTGGTGGGTACTGAAAGTACCACGAAACTGGACAGTTCATATGGATATGAGGACGACGAGGAATCAAGTAATGCCGGTATGAGAAACTGCTATGATGACATCTACTCCAgcaagagagaaaagaagatTAAAGTCCATGAGGCATTAAAGATCCTAGAGAGTATCATCCCTGGGGTGAAGAGTAAGGATCCACTTTTCATAATTGACAAAGCTATTACTCACTTGAAACTCATGAAACTCGAGGCCGAATCTCTTGGTCACTCCAACTTTAATGGCAAACTTGCCTATTTTCCTTGACACTCTATTTAGAGAGACGGCTGGAAGAAGAAACTACTACGTGTGTTCGAATAAGAAAGTAGCAAGGTGGGAATTCTCCCTACTTCAGCATTTACCATGCTTTTCACCCTATTAGTGCATTGGTATGTGGTGTGGGCCAAGAAAAGGGGAGCCTAATGGGATGAAATCTGTGCTTTTTAACTCTTGAGGTGGTGAAGAAAAATGGGGCTATAATACACACTCTTGACTTGAATGATTGTATTTGGAACTTTTTAGGGGTGAAAGCAAAGTGTGGTAGATATGAAAGCATAGTGGTGTGGTGCCTTTTTCTTCGATTGTTGAGAAATAACTCCATGGATCAAGAGCATGCGTGTTTGGTGAGTAGGGGTCCCACCTTCCATTTTCAATTGTTTCCTGCTTTAATACTTTTTTCCCCTTGAAAATATTGCATCTTTAGTCTTCAATCACTAAGTGAAGCTATTAGTCTAAGGTGGACCCGCGCCCCCAAAGATTCATCATGAATTTGTGGAATAGAGATCCATTACCAAATCTTATTGTTGGTTTCCACTTGTGAGGTTTGTGTTGGATAAGTTGCAGTATTTACGAGGGACATGCATGTATTATTTGTACTGTTTCTTGTTGTATCGTTATGTTGTGTGTTTGTTGTATAAATTTGACTATGAGGTGTTCTTTGTTATATAGTCTTTGTTTGAGCTGTTTATTTACTTCTCTTCTGCTTCTTTGGCTTTTCCGTTTCTACTGATTCTTGtggtcttttttttttaaattgcctCTTTCTGTGGTGTGTGCTGTCATGGGGCCTTTTCTTGAAATTTCGATTACTTTTTTTTCTTTGGGATAATGTTATATATAGACTCAATGTAATCTTTCTCCACATATTGGAGATCTCGACTAGTAATGActatgttattgctatgttTGGATTGGGCTATTTGCCTTGGGATAATTGGTGGGATTGAAAAGggtattatcattattatcttCCAACTATTACCATTTTAGGGAAATTTTGTGGATCTCTTATctgagttatccatgaaaaaatattctttttatgttaagagtattattttttaatgtgaatatctgtaaggttgacacgtctcacagataaatagtgagaccgtttcacaaaaGACTTACTCTACCATTTTAGGAGAAAAATTGTATATTACTTCCCTTAATCATAGAGGAGTTGCTAAACATTTTAGGAAAATttgtataaaatttaattttagctctcaaattaaaaattttgaactGGTTGTTCAACAAATGCATATGAACTGgttgttcaaaaaaaaaaaggtaataATTTatgatggaaaaaaaaaatattattactattaattattaaaaattatgattatgAAAATGACAATCACAACTACCATGTCATCACAACCTAGCTGCCATTTGTCTGTTGTAGTGGTATCTGACTTAATCCcccaaaaaaatcatattttaaatatatgattaaacaaccaaataaattataataataaaaccaattaattattcaaattttcaatttttttttcgatATTATCTATTTATTAATTTCCATGCGtttaatatatgaattatatgcaTGAGCTTATCCGTGTAATTGATTCCATTAGCATGAAGTCAGCATGCAAGCCCTTCAaaacttttttaaaatatgtgACGAAAGGAAATGCACACATTAAATCTATATGTGaccaatttttaaattttaaaaatattacatGTATCTTAAGctatgataaattattttatcataatttcaaaaaaaacaTGTACCTTAAATTCGTGAATAACACGGGCAtattaagttattttttttatttatttaaaatactcaAGATTAAAATGTTTAGCATCGAAATGAAAAAGAAACTGAAATAAGTGCATCTATTCCTCATAATTAAACCCATTCTGCAATTTGTTTTAATAATAAAGTTTGAAGCCTATACAGACAATCATGGCTTGTGGGCTGCGCATCTTTTGTCTCCTTATCTGTCTCAGACACAACCTCAAGTGCCATGTCTCTTCATACTTGATTCTTCTCATTTTCCCACTACTTTTCAACCGCATGTTGTCAAaatttaaagccatgttttttTAACACTATTGGAATAAAACAATCGTTTTTACAAATTAAAATCATTCTCATGAACTGTAGAACCGAGCTATCAGAACGGTTCATTATGTTCGATAGGTCACCACGGTACTCGGACATACTGAAGAACCGTGCTTCCAACAATCGAGCACACACGCTATACATGTCATAGCATATTAAGGTGCAACTCCTATCGTTGTATCACGTAAAGAGTTGCATAAAGTATTTAGACAACTTTTGCTGACACAAACAACTCAAAGCATGTGGAGTAAGAGTATAGCTTGTAGCCATTGTTTCAGTTCAAACATGTTGAGGTATATTTGTTCAacttactttttaccatattgTTATTTCCCCAAAGAAGAAATGTGCAATTATTGGGGGtgacatttaattaatatcagTTCCTTGCTCCATAAAAGATAACAGAATAAGGCCAAGGATACATAGCTGTAGTAGACAGCATGACAGTGGGTTCGCTAAGCTGTTTGCTTTGCATGTGTGGTGTATTTTTTGTGGGGCATATTCGCCAAAACTACTTCCAATCATCTCCACTTTCATAACAAAATCAGGCTTTGTGATGTTCTATACAACAAAGTCtgggagatatatatatatatatatatagtcaaCTTCTTTTTTTGTGTGTGCGGTGTAGTTACAAGTGTTAATATGCGCATCAAACGATATTTCTTTCGAACCGCACAGTTTAATGAGGTGAATCAAAGAACACACATCAAACAATGGTAACAATATAATTACTAGTTTCTGAATCACCTATCTTAGAAACAAATGTCTTAGAAGGAAAAATGAAAACGAAGCACAAAAATCTTACAACACAGAGCTGAACTATTAATTTATCTGCTGAGGTCTTAGTTTAAGACTGGTTTTTCAAGAAATGGAATTCCTCCACCTTCTTGGTGCCTTTCTTTGTTCTGGATTTGTTCCCTGATCAGTTCCATCATCACCATTTTCTGCAATCTTTGCAAGTTTGCTCAGTTTCTTCCATCCGCTACTCCATGGAGAGCTTGATTTTGGCTTTGTCACCTTGTCGAACTGCCTTTGCAACATTTCCATGTCGTTTTGTAATTCTAAGTACTTGGCCTTCACAGTCTCAAGTTCGAATTTAAGTGTGTTGATGTCCTTTTTCGCTGCAGTCCATCCTTCTTGGAAGGATTGTGGCGTTGCTTCGAGTAGAGTTTTTCTGTTGGATATCAAGGGCTGATACTGGGATTCACCAGTTTCTTTTAAAGTGTTGTTGGCTATGGCGTTGCTTATTTTCACCTGCTCGGAAAAGAGGACTTGGACGACGACTCTGAGAGGGAGTCGTTCATTTTGTGCAGCATGCATACATGCGTCGATTGAGAGTTTTTGGCAATCCATTACACGGCAGAGTCTCTTCCTTTCATGTTCAGTCAATGTTGGATGCGCCTATAAAATTATCAGCAAATATTGATAAAATTTGGTTTCTATGATTAAACATTTGCAAATTCAAGAAACAGAAATTCGATTTGATATGATATCCGCTAACAACAAATGTCCATGCCATATGGAGCATAGTGAATCAGAACATGTGGTTTGGGGTGTTATACTGTTTAAATTATTTAGGTCGCAATTTTGCAGGTAATTACTTTCGGTGTGTTGAAATGTACTAGATTTTACGATAAATATGAGCTGAACATAATATGCATGAACTTTGACATAAAATTGATTACCTTTAGGTAGGAATCAACAGCTCTGTACAATCCATCATCACAAGTTCTAGCAAAATCAGGTAGGGCTTCAGCCAGGACCTGGAATTTCGTCAATGACAGGTTCCTGTCCCTCGATACTTCTGTGAGATAGCTGTCGACAAGCCTTGCCACTCTCATTTTCGCATTAGGATTCGTCCCCCGTTGAGCTCCATCATACATTTTCATATCAGAAAATGACTGCGTGTGGGGGCTCGAACTCTCCACCTGTTCTTGAATCAGGAAATGCTCCAGAAGCCTCTGCACTAAGTCAACATCATATAAGGTTTCGCTCTTGTTGTAAGAAGGTATGAGTAGATCACCCAATGTGGCTTGTTCGAACTGCATCCCAACTCGTTTTTCAAGCTCAGTAACCAAAGCAGGAGCCACTTTCAACATGTTTGCCATTCTCAGCAACCGGAGAAGAAAACTACATGAAACGCTATCTTTCTGTGGTGGGATTATACTTATGAGGCTTTCAATGATCATTCTTTGATCCTTGGCCTGAACTATTGGTGTATCCTCTTTATTTCCCGCCACTATCATGTGCAGTCCCCCTTTCCAGCTGCTGTTACTTATATCTACATCGGTACTATTACTTCCCTCTTCGACTGAAGACCCAAATCCCGAACCTAATCCCAAACTAAAACCTGATGCAGATGCTTCTTTTAAGAGCCCTGGGAGCCACTTAGTCGCATACTGCATAATGGAAGCTCCAACCAGTTCATACCTCATACCCTTTACCTTAATGGCAGTGATAACGCGAACAAAATGATCGATGCGCAAAATGGAAACATCTTCGAACCACCAGTCCGGTGGCACTTGATGGTTTCTACTCGGGCTAGAATCTTTCATTTCATTCCATTTCGGACTAGAAACTCTTGGGGGTTTTCCTGTATACTGCCACCTTATTCCTTTAGGATTTGCACAAGCTTTCCAAGCAATAGACTCGCTACATCTCCTCACAATCTGGAGATCTTCCGCCCAAGGTGACAATTTTTCGCAACTTTTCAACACTacaatagaatccctccaaGAAGATAAAACTACATAGCTCAGAAAAGCTTCTGTTTTGAATATAAGATTCCCTTCTTCTAAATCCTCCGTCATTTCAAGATACTCCGCCGCACATCTCAAACCGGAGATATTCGTTGCTGTTAGATCAACAGCTATTCCATAACAGAACTTTGCTGCCAATTCGAGGGCCTCGGGACCTCCTGGAAGCTCATCTAGGATTATCTTGTTCAACTCT
It encodes:
- the LOC140840937 gene encoding uncharacterized protein; its protein translation is MGYLARGCRARIGVNEMSNVGKIGLKPQTLLVIKFPDSWVLRILSRSLFLALVLMALPSLGYVMRTSISNSDTTTANSFKILPVLLRDLVDEGLIMKGQKGLVLGAGIGEIDKDFEFLRNRGIDLVADYDIKAASQVFDFLFVRSFSGIELIDRSLKEGSIVISQFGNDPSNELQFLGNYKIVYLRRFEYTVVAMKKVGVSPNGSAFPPTRQVSYDDDTASEEEKKAALKGLEDAFLEPPTRALLRKRPRFTSRKIKFLPDLLKDSLEVYPRRMFISDDTSALDWFYKNYPMRDQEFEVYDMEIVGNKHKNDNGGILPQETGVSAWLTKNVRQKDYVVMKAEAEAVEEMLKDKTISLVDELFLECKNQWQHGKNKNKGSKRAYWQCLALYGKVRDEGIAVHQWWN
- the LOC140841927 gene encoding uncharacterized protein — encoded protein: MVCQAAGRTRFRALKHENGIAGRTTIIVRVIECFRHLQNCQAEYFPSLAETCNVVLLPSFRVHIKLATLSFSLFLLAYPKLLYLQTKFKYYPGCSFDWMVMVKESHTCQQFSAWNSPGLDHLPLLQLDQCIPPSTCTANVSLPEFSVSILPGSNAGHQDAVDAFLKLPPLNCDVPHGTGNTYFKNSQCGLLNRLGVAAKPIDATCARKKFLIFDQSGNKTRLFFSSPFSHQNQIVASKIPACANGSHEKPAAQVVEHFLVNPREEKWDENQLTDGEDEMLEDSEEIDALLYSDGEEEYEDDDDDDGENDEVTSTGHTPYITQDVHGKDKLFEKLDEEVASSDDLPKRRKLLDGGFKQPSLVGTESTTKLDSSYGYEDDEESSNAGMRNCYDDIYSSKREKKIKVHEALKILESIIPGVKSKDPLFIIDKAITHLKLMKLEAESLGHSNFNGKLAYFP
- the LOC140841928 gene encoding root phototropism protein 3-like isoform X1; amino-acid sequence: MWDSESEAGGIRDYSNGVLSSSKTGVKTDGFEQRGQSWYVATDIPSDLLVQLGDVSFHLHKYPLLSRCGKMNRIIYESRDEELNKIILDELPGGPEALELAAKFCYGIAVDLTATNISGLRCAAEYLEMTEDLEEGNLIFKTEAFLSYVVLSSWRDSIVVLKSCEKLSPWAEDLQIVRRCSESIAWKACANPKGIRWQYTGKPPRVSSPKWNEMKDSSPSRNHQVPPDWWFEDVSILRIDHFVRVITAIKVKGMRYELVGASIMQYATKWLPGLLKEASASGFSLGLGSGFGSSVEEGSNSTDVDISNSSWKGGLHMIVAGNKEDTPIVQAKDQRMIIESLISIIPPQKDSVSCSFLLRLLRMANMLKVAPALVTELEKRVGMQFEQATLGDLLIPSYNKSETLYDVDLVQRLLEHFLIQEQVESSSPHTQSFSDMKMYDGAQRGTNPNAKMRVARLVDSYLTEVSRDRNLSLTKFQVLAEALPDFARTCDDGLYRAVDSYLKAHPTLTEHERKRLCRVMDCQKLSIDACMHAAQNERLPLRVVVQVLFSEQVKISNAIANNTLKETGESQYQPLISNRKTLLEATPQSFQEGWTAAKKDINTLKFELETVKAKYLELQNDMEMLQRQFDKVTKPKSSSPWSSGWKKLSKLAKIAENGDDGTDQGTNPEQRKAPRRWRNSIS
- the LOC140841928 gene encoding root phototropism protein 3-like isoform X2: MNRIIYESRDEELNKIILDELPGGPEALELAAKFCYGIAVDLTATNISGLRCAAEYLEMTEDLEEGNLIFKTEAFLSYVVLSSWRDSIVVLKSCEKLSPWAEDLQIVRRCSESIAWKACANPKGIRWQYTGKPPRVSSPKWNEMKDSSPSRNHQVPPDWWFEDVSILRIDHFVRVITAIKVKGMRYELVGASIMQYATKWLPGLLKEASASGFSLGLGSGFGSSVEEGSNSTDVDISNSSWKGGLHMIVAGNKEDTPIVQAKDQRMIIESLISIIPPQKDSVSCSFLLRLLRMANMLKVAPALVTELEKRVGMQFEQATLGDLLIPSYNKSETLYDVDLVQRLLEHFLIQEQVESSSPHTQSFSDMKMYDGAQRGTNPNAKMRVARLVDSYLTEVSRDRNLSLTKFQVLAEALPDFARTCDDGLYRAVDSYLKAHPTLTEHERKRLCRVMDCQKLSIDACMHAAQNERLPLRVVVQVLFSEQVKISNAIANNTLKETGESQYQPLISNRKTLLEATPQSFQEGWTAAKKDINTLKFELETVKAKYLELQNDMEMLQRQFDKVTKPKSSSPWSSGWKKLSKLAKIAENGDDGTDQGTNPEQRKAPRRWRNSIS